The genomic window GCGAGATCGTGCTCGACCGGCCGGACGGGCTGATGGGCACGCTGTCCATCCCCGGCTCGCCGGACCGCCTGGTGGCGCTCAAGCGCCGCGAGACGGCCGAGCTGATCGCCGAGGAGCTGCGCCGCCTGGACGAGGACGCCATCTACGCGGCGGCCGTGCGCACCGGCGTGGAGCGGCTGCAGGAGCCGACCCAGGCCAGCTACGGCATCACGCCGGCCCAGGTCGACGATGCCGCCGAGGCGAGTGCCGAGGCGACTGCCGAGGCGGCCTCCGCCCCCGTGGTCGAGGCCTCGGTGATCACCCCCCGGGTGACCGCCAAGGTCCCGGCCAAGAAGGCGCCGGCGGCCAAGAAGGCCACCACCAAGAAGGCCTCGGCGGACAAGGGCGGCACCGGCAAGAAGGCGGCGCCCCGCAAGCGGAGCGGCGCATGACCCCGGTACCGCAGCTGGTCGTGCACCGGGACAAGGAGCTGATGGCCCAGGCGGCCGCCGCCCGACTGATCACCAAGATCGTCGACGCGCAGGCCGCCCGGGGCACCGCCTCCGTGGTGCTCACCGGCGGGCGCAACGGCAACGCGCTGCTCGCCGCGATCGCCGCCTCCCCGGCGCGCGACGCGGTGGACTGGTCGCGCCTGGAACTCTGGTGGGGCGACGAGCGGTTCGTGCCGTCCGCCGACCCGGAGCGGAACGCGGTGCAGGCTGCCGACGAGCTGCTCGCCCGGGTTCCGCTCGACCCGGCCAAGGTGCACTACATGCCCGCCTCGGACGGCGTGGACGGTGCCGACGTGGAGGCCGCCGCCGAGCGGTACGCCGAGGAGCTGGCCAAGGCCGCGGGTCCCGAGGACCGCGCCCTGGTGCCCGCCTTCGACGTGCTGCTGCTCGGCGTCGGCCCGGACACCCACGTGGCCTCGCTCTTCCCCGAGCACCCGGGCGTGCGGGAGACCGCGCGCACGGTGGTCGGGGTGCGCGGGGCGCCCAAGCCGCCGCCCACCCGGATCTCGCTGACCCTGCCGGCCATCCGGGCGGCGCGCGAGGTCTGGCTGCTGGCGGCCGGCGAGGACAAGGCGGACGCGGTCGCGCTGGCCCTGTCCAGCCCGGGCGAGCTGCAGGCCCCGGCCTCCGGCGCGTACGGCACCAGCCGCACGCTCTGGCTGCTGGACCGCGCGGCGGCCGCCAAGCTGCCCGCGCAGCTCTACCCGCCGGCCTCGGCCTGACGGATCAACGCCCAAGGGGCGGTGCGCTCGATCGAGCGCACCGCCCCTTCCGCGTGTCCGTGCGCCTCAGGCGAGCCGCTTGCGCACCCACAGCACGGTCACCGCGGTCAGAGCCGCGGCCAGCGCCAGGCAGATCCCCGACTCGACCAGCTGCAGCGGCCAGTAGTCCGCCGCCCGGTGCACCTCGCTGTACTCCTGGGCCCCGGGGTACTTGCCCATGCAGGCCGCGTAGTCGAGCGCCTGGTCGCAGACGCCCGCCGACAGCTTCCGGCCGTCCGGCAGGATGATCCCCTGGGCGAACCCCCAGACGCTGTTGGGCAGTTCGGACGGCGACGCGACCAGCGTCTGCCAGCTCCACAGGTGCGGGCGCAGCGCGGCCAGCCCGTACTGGAGCAGGCCGACCAGCACGATGGTCAGGCCCATCGCGGGCAGCACCTGACGCAGCGCGACCCCCGCCAGCACCCCGACGGAGAGCGCCAGCAGCGTGGTCGCCACCAGCACCGGACCGCCGGAGGTGTAGAAGAACAGGCTGTTCCAGGCGACCCCGGAGACGTCGTTGGCACTGGGCAGCCAGACCCAGTGCATCAGCGCGGCCGGCACCGCCGTGGCGACCAGGGCGATCAGGGCGGCGGTGACCAGCTTGGCGGCCACCCAGCGGTCCCGGCTCACCGACTGCGACAGCACCAGCTTCCAGGTGCCGTTCTCCAGCTCCCTGGCCAGCAGCGTGGCCCCAAGGCCGGCCCCCGCCCCGGCCGGGAGCAGGAGCAGCAGCAGACCGATCCCCCGCAGCATGTCCCCGTAGCCGGCGCGGAAGTCCATCACCGCCTGCTGGAGGTTCGGCTGCTGACAGGCCGGGTCGGCGCTGATCATGGCGCAGCCCTTGATGTGGTGGCTGTCGATGAAGGAGACCATCTCGGCCCGCAGGACCGGGGCCGCGATCGCCAGCACGACCAGCGCCAGCAGCAGTCCACAGATCAGCAGCCGGTTCTGGCGCCACATCAGCCAGGTGATCCCGCGCGGCCGCAGCCCGCGGCGGACGGCGGGCCCGGTGGCGCCGACGGGGCGGGGGGCCAGGGTGCTGGTCATGCGGTCACCTCGGTCGTACGGGCGGTCCGGTCGGGCAGGTCGTTCGGCTGCACCCGCGCCTCGGCGGTCAGCAGGGCCGGGATGTCGGGCGCGCGCAGGTGCGCGAGCAGCAGTTCCTCCAGCGTCGGCTCGCCGCCCTCCCACTGGTCGTCCAGCTCACCGCTCGGGCGCAGCAGCACGGTGACCCCGCGGCCGTTCTCCCGGCTCTCCACCAGCTGGTGGCCGGCCAGGGTGGCAGCGGCGCGCTGCGGGCCGACCACCAACCGGTGGGCGGCCAGCAGTTCCTCGATGTCACCGGCCAGCCGCACCCGCCCGCCCGCCAGCAGCACCAGGTAGTCGCACGACTCCTGGAGCTCGGCCACCACGTGCGAGGACATCAGCACGGTCAGGCCGCGCTCGGCCGCCTCGGCCATCAGCCGGCCCATCAGCTCGTGGCGGGCCAGCGGGTCCAGGTCGGCCATCGGCTCGTCCAGGATCAGCAGGTCGGGCCGCTTGCCGATGGCCAGCGCCATCGCGACCCGGGTGCGCTGGCCGCCGGAGAGCGAGCCGACCTTGGCGGTCAGCGGGAAGGCCCCGGCCAGCACCTCCTCCGCCGCGCCCTGCTCCCAGCGCGGGTTGAGCTCCCGGCCCATCCGCAGCGTCTCGGCCACCGTGAAGCGCGGGTAGAGCGGCTTGTCCTGGGCGACGAAGGCCACCTCGGGGCTGCCGCCGGGGCGGGGCACCCGCCCGTCCACCTCGATCCGCCCCTCGCTGGGGCTCAGCAGCCCGGCGGCCAGCCCCATCAGCGTGCTCTTGCCCGCTCCGTTCGGGCCGACCAGGGCGCAGATCCGCCCGGCCGGCAGCCTGAACGAGCAGTTCCGCAGCGCCCAGCCGCGCCGGTAGTGCCTGCCGAGGCCGTGGGCGGCCAAGGCGGGGTGTTGCTCGGTCATCGGTTCCCCTTGCTCGTGTCCTTGCGGCCGTCGGCCCGCGGGCCGCCGAACTCCTGCTCGACCACGGACGCCATCAGCGCCTCGACGTCCTCCCGGTCCAGCCCGGCCGTGCGGGACCGGGCGGCCCAGTCGGCCAACTCGGCCCGCAGCGGCGAGTCGCTGCCCGCCTCCTCGCGGGCCAGCGAGCGCAGCACGAAAGTGCCGAGCCCCGGCCGCGGTTCGACCAGTCCCTCGCGCTCCAGCTCGCGGTAGGCCTTGAGCACGGTGTTCGGGTTGATCGCGGTGGCCGCCACCACCTCCTTGGCGGTCGGCAGCCGGTCGCCCGGCTCCAGCAGCCCCAGCCGCAGGGCGTGCTTGGTCTGCTGGACGATCTGGAGATAGGTGGCCACGCCGCTGTGCCGGTCGATGCGGTAGTCCATCGTCAGCATCACCATTTCACTAAGGCATTAGTGAAATGGTGATGGAAAAGAGCCCCGCCGTCAAGCTGCGTCGACGACGGGGCGTGTCACACCCTCCCGGATGTCAACACCCTCCCGGACCGGGTCAGCCGGAGCCCGTCCCGGACTGCAGCAGCAGCTCCCAGCACCGCTCGCCGTCCTGGAACCGCTCGGTCGCCGTGAGCCCCGCGGCGGCGGCCACCGCCGCGGAGGCGTGGTGCTCCGGGTGCACATGGGCGACCACCCGCCGCACGCCCGCCCCCGCCAGCCACCCGACCAGCGCCCGGGCCGCCTCGCGGGCGTAGCCGCGGCCCTGCCAGCCGGTCCCGACCACCCAGGCCACCTCGGCCCCGGTGCCGTCCACGGTGGCCTGCAGGGTGCCGATCAGCCGGTCCTCGGCGACCACGCGGATCACCCAGTTGAGCCAGCGTTGTGCCGGATCGGGTGAACCCGCCGACCACCGGC from Kitasatospora sp. NBC_01250 includes these protein-coding regions:
- the pgl gene encoding 6-phosphogluconolactonase, whose translation is MTPVPQLVVHRDKELMAQAAAARLITKIVDAQAARGTASVVLTGGRNGNALLAAIAASPARDAVDWSRLELWWGDERFVPSADPERNAVQAADELLARVPLDPAKVHYMPASDGVDGADVEAAAERYAEELAKAAGPEDRALVPAFDVLLLGVGPDTHVASLFPEHPGVRETARTVVGVRGAPKPPPTRISLTLPAIRAAREVWLLAAGEDKADAVALALSSPGELQAPASGAYGTSRTLWLLDRAAAAKLPAQLYPPASA
- a CDS encoding ABC transporter permease, with the translated sequence MTSTLAPRPVGATGPAVRRGLRPRGITWLMWRQNRLLICGLLLALVVLAIAAPVLRAEMVSFIDSHHIKGCAMISADPACQQPNLQQAVMDFRAGYGDMLRGIGLLLLLLPAGAGAGLGATLLARELENGTWKLVLSQSVSRDRWVAAKLVTAALIALVATAVPAALMHWVWLPSANDVSGVAWNSLFFYTSGGPVLVATTLLALSVGVLAGVALRQVLPAMGLTIVLVGLLQYGLAALRPHLWSWQTLVASPSELPNSVWGFAQGIILPDGRKLSAGVCDQALDYAACMGKYPGAQEYSEVHRAADYWPLQLVESGICLALAAALTAVTVLWVRKRLA
- a CDS encoding ABC transporter ATP-binding protein, with the translated sequence MTEQHPALAAHGLGRHYRRGWALRNCSFRLPAGRICALVGPNGAGKSTLMGLAAGLLSPSEGRIEVDGRVPRPGGSPEVAFVAQDKPLYPRFTVAETLRMGRELNPRWEQGAAEEVLAGAFPLTAKVGSLSGGQRTRVAMALAIGKRPDLLILDEPMADLDPLARHELMGRLMAEAAERGLTVLMSSHVVAELQESCDYLVLLAGGRVRLAGDIEELLAAHRLVVGPQRAAATLAGHQLVESRENGRGVTVLLRPSGELDDQWEGGEPTLEELLLAHLRAPDIPALLTAEARVQPNDLPDRTARTTEVTA
- a CDS encoding GntR family transcriptional regulator, with protein sequence MDYRIDRHSGVATYLQIVQQTKHALRLGLLEPGDRLPTAKEVVAATAINPNTVLKAYRELEREGLVEPRPGLGTFVLRSLAREEAGSDSPLRAELADWAARSRTAGLDREDVEALMASVVEQEFGGPRADGRKDTSKGNR
- a CDS encoding GNAT family N-acetyltransferase; translation: MRDIEPIATERLELLPLGVEHAAVLHGVLDDPGLHGFIGGEPESLRALTERYRRWSAGSPDPAQRWLNWVIRVVAEDRLIGTLQATVDGTGAEVAWVVGTGWQGRGYAREAARALVGWLAGAGVRRVVAHVHPEHHASAAVAAAAGLTATERFQDGERCWELLLQSGTGSG